In Cryptomeria japonica chromosome 10, Sugi_1.0, whole genome shotgun sequence, a genomic segment contains:
- the LOC131858820 gene encoding uncharacterized protein LOC131858820 → MQVEGRKLKPIRYGPFEILEKIGTNAFCLNLPPYMQIYSVVNVENLKLYEPPMILDEDTDIQVPLVDDLSPEYMSELPEDVILDKNVRTSQRGPIEYLEVGLKGMHPRKAS, encoded by the coding sequence ATGCAAGTTGAAGGAAGGAAGTTGAAGCCAATCAGATATGGTCCTTTTGAGATCTTGGAAAAGATCGGTACCAATGCCTTCTGCCTTAATCTTCCTCCATACATGCAGATTTACTCAGTTGTCAATGTTGAGAATCTGAAGTTGTATGAACCTCCAATGATCTTGGATGAAGACACTGACATACAGGTTCCATTAGTTGATGATCTCTCACCAGAGTACATGTCAGAGTTGCCAGAAGATGTTATCCTTGACAAGAATGTTAGAACATCACAAAGAGGACCAATTGAATACCTCGAAGTGGGACTAAAGGGGATGCATCCAAGAAAGGCAAGCTAG